TGAATGCCTTTCGCAGCCAGGTCCGCACCTGGCTTGCCGGTCATGCCGCCGAGTTCGGCGTAGAAGCGCGCCGCGGCTTGAGCGAAGCCGACGACCTTGCCCTTGCCCGTCGCTGGCAGCGCACCAAATATGATGCGGGCTATGCCGGCATCTCCTGGCCGAAAACCTATGGCGGCGCGGGCCTGAGCGAACTTGAGCAGGCAATCTTCGCCGAGGAAGAGGCCAAGTTCAATTTCGGCACCAGCTATTTTGGCATCTCGCTCGGCCAGCCGATCCCGGTGATGCTGAAATATGCCTCCGAAGACCTGCGCCAGCGTTTTGCGCATCCCGCGCTGAAGGGCGAGGAAATCTGGTGCCAGCTCTTTTCCGAGCCCGCCGCGGGTTCGGATCTTGCAGGCATCCGGTTGCGCGCCGTTCGCGACGGCGACGACTGGGTTCTCAACGGACAGAAATTGTGGACGAGCTGGGCGCAATATTCCGATTATGGCGTGATCGTCACCCGAACCGATCCGGCCGTCGCGAAGCATAAGGGCCTGACCTATTTCTGGCTCGACATGAAGACGCCGGGCATCACCGTTCGCCCCGTTCGCCTCGCCAATGGCGAGGAGGATGTGAACGAGGTGTTCTTCGACGAGGTTCGCATTCCCGACAGCCAGCGGCTCGGACCGGTCGGCGGCGGCTTCGGCGTTGCGATCGATACGCTGATGATCGAACGCTATTCGGCCGCGGACGAGGCCGGATTCGGCCCTGCGCTCGATTCCTTCGTTTCGCTGGCCAAGGTAACGACGATCGACGGCAAGCCCGCGATCGAGGACGGACGCACCCGCCGGGAGATCGCCAACGCGTTCCGCCAGCAACGCGCACTGGTGGCGATCCGCACCAAGACGTTCATGGCGCTGCAGGAAGGAGCCGAGCCGGGCGCCGAAGGATCGATCCACAAGCTGGTGTCGATGCGCTTGCGGCAGCGGCTGTCGGCAGCCGCGATGGACCTGAAGGGTGCGGCGGGCGCAGAACTCGATCCGCATGCCTTTCCCAAGGACGACTGGGCGCATAGCTGGCTGACCGTTCCCACGCTGCGCATCGCGGGCGGCGCGGACGAAATGCTGCTCAACACCATCGCCGAAAGGCTGCTTGGTCTTCCCCAGGATTATCGCCCCGACAAGGCGGTACCGTTCGACCAGATCCAGCCCAGCCGCTGACGGAGCATGCAATGACTGCAATCAATGAGGGCACCTCACTCACCATCGAGGATGGCGTCGCCATCGTCACGCTGGACTTTCCTCCCGTCAACGCAATGTCTCCCGCCCTGATGGACGGCCTATACGACGCGCTGATGGCCGCGCTGAGCGACGATGCGGCGAAAGCGATCGTGCTGATCTGCGCGGGCCGTACCTTCATTGCTGGCGCTGACCTCAAATCACTGGGCAAGGTTCAGCCCAAGGTCGATTTCTTTGCGCTGCAGGACAGTATCGAGAACAGCCCCAAGCCGACCGTGGCGGCGCTGCACGGCACGGCGCTTGGCGGCGGCATGGAAACTGCCCTGACCTTTCACTATCGCATCGCGGTCCCATCGGCGCGGATGGGTCTGCCTGAAGTCAATCTGGGCCTGCTGCCCGGCGGCGGCGGTACACAGCGCCTTCCGCGCATCACCGGCGCGGAGGCCGCGCTGGACCTGCTGATCAGTGGACGGCAGGTCGGCGCGAAGGAAGCGTTGACCATCGGGCTGATCGACCGGCTGGCGGCCGAAGGCGCGTTGCGCGAGGATGCGATCGCCTTTGCGAAGGAATTGGTCGATGCGGGCGAGCCGCCCAAGCGGATACGGGATTGCGAAGCCAAGGTGGCTGCAGATCGCAAGGATGCAGGCCTGTTCGACCGGTTCCGCACGTCGCACGCAAAGCAACTGAACGGTCTCGACGCCCCGCAGGCAATCGTCCGCTGTGTCGAGGCGGCGGTCGCGGGTCCATGGGAAAAGGGTCTCGCGATCGAGCGTACCGAATTCCAGACACTGCTGGCCGGTCCGCAATCGGCCGCGCTCCGCCATGCCTTCATGGCCGAGCGGGCCGCGCAGAAGATACCCGGATTGCGCGCCGACCTGCCGCTGATCCCCGTCACCAAGGTCGGCATCGTCGGCGCCGGTACGATGGGGAGCGGCATCGCGATGGCGTTCCTCGCCGCCGGATTCGCGGTGACGATCGTGGAGACGCAGCAGGCAGCACTGGACCGGGGTGTGGCGCATATCACGGCGACGCTGCAATCGCGGGTCGAGCGCGGCAAGCTCGCGGCAGACAAGGCGGAGGCACAGATCGCGGCGCTGGCCCCGACGCTCGATCTATCGGAGCTCGCGGACGCCGATCTGGTGATCGAGGCGATCTTCGAGAATCTGGCGGCGAAGCAGGCCTTGTTCGGCACGCTGTCCGCCATCGTTCGGCCCGACACGATCCTCGCAACCAATACCTCGTTCCTCGATGT
The genomic region above belongs to Sphingomonas sp. J315 and contains:
- a CDS encoding acyl-CoA dehydrogenase family protein, with amino-acid sequence MSDLNAFRSQVRTWLAGHAAEFGVEARRGLSEADDLALARRWQRTKYDAGYAGISWPKTYGGAGLSELEQAIFAEEEAKFNFGTSYFGISLGQPIPVMLKYASEDLRQRFAHPALKGEEIWCQLFSEPAAGSDLAGIRLRAVRDGDDWVLNGQKLWTSWAQYSDYGVIVTRTDPAVAKHKGLTYFWLDMKTPGITVRPVRLANGEEDVNEVFFDEVRIPDSQRLGPVGGGFGVAIDTLMIERYSAADEAGFGPALDSFVSLAKVTTIDGKPAIEDGRTRREIANAFRQQRALVAIRTKTFMALQEGAEPGAEGSIHKLVSMRLRQRLSAAAMDLKGAAGAELDPHAFPKDDWAHSWLTVPTLRIAGGADEMLLNTIAERLLGLPQDYRPDKAVPFDQIQPSR
- a CDS encoding 3-hydroxyacyl-CoA dehydrogenase NAD-binding domain-containing protein is translated as MTAINEGTSLTIEDGVAIVTLDFPPVNAMSPALMDGLYDALMAALSDDAAKAIVLICAGRTFIAGADLKSLGKVQPKVDFFALQDSIENSPKPTVAALHGTALGGGMETALTFHYRIAVPSARMGLPEVNLGLLPGGGGTQRLPRITGAEAALDLLISGRQVGAKEALTIGLIDRLAAEGALREDAIAFAKELVDAGEPPKRIRDCEAKVAADRKDAGLFDRFRTSHAKQLNGLDAPQAIVRCVEAAVAGPWEKGLAIERTEFQTLLAGPQSAALRHAFMAERAAQKIPGLRADLPLIPVTKVGIVGAGTMGSGIAMAFLAAGFAVTIVETQQAALDRGVAHITATLQSRVERGKLAADKAEAQIAALAPTLDLSELADADLVIEAIFENLAAKQALFGTLSAIVRPDTILATNTSFLDVDAIAAGAVGPERVLGMHFFSPANVMRLLEVVRAAKTSEAVLASVMALAKKLGKAAVVSGVCFGFIGNRMLAARQVHADAMVLAGVLPWDIDRVLTGFGFPMGPFAMLDLAGLDIGWEGDTDSVKSRLVAAGRKGQKSGAGYYDYENKTPSPSQTTLDMIAGLASVAPGSVTLSDREILDRLLLPMINEGAKILEEGIALRGSDIDLVWITGYGWPAQTGGPMFHADAIGLTRVVDGLRRMGVEPAALLLKLASEGGSLAAYAG